From a single Nostoc edaphicum CCNP1411 genomic region:
- the nadC gene encoding carboxylating nicotinate-nucleotide diphosphorylase, with translation MEDIGRGDRTTNTLLIEDVTLGSAKWIAKASGIIAGLPVAARVFQILNEKVSFVAVATEGAWCEPGQVVAEIHGSLDALLMGERVALNLAMRLSGIATLTNIYIEKIADLPAQLVDTRKTTPGLRLLEKYATALGGAINHRMGLDDAVMIKDNHIAAAGGIGEAVTRIRSQIPYPLTIEVETESLEQVKEALQHKADIIMLDNMPLDMMRQAVQLICQQDRRVKIEASGNVTLETIRSVAETGVDYISSSAPITQSKWLDLSMRIVL, from the coding sequence ATGGAGGATATTGGTAGAGGCGATCGCACTACAAATACCCTACTAATAGAAGATGTGACTCTAGGCTCTGCTAAATGGATCGCTAAAGCTTCAGGGATAATTGCTGGCTTACCAGTTGCAGCTAGGGTGTTTCAAATTTTGAATGAAAAAGTCAGCTTTGTGGCGGTTGCGACTGAAGGCGCATGGTGTGAGCCGGGACAGGTAGTAGCTGAAATTCATGGTTCGCTGGATGCGCTACTGATGGGAGAACGGGTGGCGCTCAACTTGGCTATGCGGTTGAGTGGGATTGCAACGCTGACTAATATATATATAGAGAAAATTGCTGACTTACCTGCTCAGTTGGTGGATACGCGTAAAACCACACCAGGGCTGAGACTGTTGGAAAAGTACGCAACTGCTTTGGGTGGGGCGATTAATCACCGCATGGGTTTGGATGATGCGGTAATGATTAAGGATAATCACATTGCTGCTGCTGGGGGAATTGGAGAAGCTGTTACCCGTATTCGTTCTCAGATTCCTTATCCCTTGACCATAGAGGTTGAGACGGAAAGTTTAGAGCAGGTGAAAGAAGCTTTGCAGCACAAGGCTGACATTATTATGTTGGACAATATGCCTTTGGATATGATGCGTCAGGCGGTGCAGTTGATTTGCCAGCAGGATAGGCGTGTGAAAATTGAAGCTTCCGGGAATGTGACTTTGGAAACGATTCGCAGTGTGGCGGAAACGGGTGTTGACTATATTTCTAGCAGTGCGCCGATTACTCAATCGAAGTGGCTAGATTTGAGTATGAGGATTGTACTTTAA
- a CDS encoding GNAT family N-acetyltransferase translates to MTIRHATETDLPAIVAIYNAAVPSRMATADLEPVSVESRLVWFKGRSPSQRPLWVIEVDGVIAGWLSFQSFYGRPAYSKTAEISIYIAPSFHRCGLGRQLLAQAISESPNLGLKSLVCFIFAHNQPSLKLFETFGFQHWGHLPKIAELDSIERDLVIMGLQISKTVV, encoded by the coding sequence ATGACTATTCGCCATGCGACTGAAACTGACTTGCCTGCAATTGTGGCAATTTACAATGCCGCAGTTCCCAGCCGCATGGCAACTGCTGACTTAGAACCAGTATCTGTAGAAAGTCGCCTTGTTTGGTTTAAGGGGCGATCGCCTTCACAACGCCCACTTTGGGTCATCGAAGTAGACGGAGTAATCGCTGGATGGCTTAGTTTCCAATCCTTTTATGGGCGCCCCGCCTATAGTAAAACTGCTGAAATTAGTATTTACATAGCCCCTAGCTTTCATCGGTGTGGTTTGGGACGGCAACTCTTAGCACAAGCAATTAGTGAAAGTCCTAATTTGGGTCTAAAGAGCCTAGTCTGCTTCATTTTTGCCCACAATCAGCCCAGTTTAAAACTCTTTGAGACATTTGGTTTCCAGCACTGGGGACATTTGCCTAAAATTGCCGAACTTGACAGCATTGAACGGGACTTAGTGATCATGGGACTGCAAATTAGTAAAACTGTTGTTTAA
- a CDS encoding dipeptide ABC transporter ATP-binding protein, translating to MSEALFCIENLRVAYPARSGEEASWAVDDVSFTLKPGERMGLVGESGCGKSTIGRAVMRLLPASSRVEGRVTFQGQSVFDLIPNQLRKFRGEAIALVFQDPMTRLDPLMTIGKHCIETLQAHSPELSTREAKEKALATLAKVNIPASRWNQYPHEFSGGMRQRVAIALALLLNPKLIVADEPTTSLDVTVSAQILTELTRLCGEENMGLLLISHDLAMVAEYCDRIGVMYNGKMVEMGATETVFRQPQHEYTRSLLKAALHIQAVNDSGELIIANDGEKQLPIINQQSPILSVTELKQHYTIEPNLIERLLNTQAQTIKAVDGINLDLYAGEILGLVGESGCGKSTLSRTILQLIRPTSGKVEFLGQDLTKLSRQEIRSSRRQIQMIFQDPHACLNPAMTVGQSIADPLFIHNLANPVKAKEQVLWMLNKVGLTPPEVYYERYPSDLSGGQQQRVAIARALITHPKLLICDEPVSMLDASVQSQVLDLMLQLKEEFELTYLFITHDLWLARFLCDRIAVMNGGKIVELGLTKKIFANPQHPYTKTLLAAAPLLARA from the coding sequence ATGAGTGAAGCCTTATTCTGTATCGAAAATCTGCGAGTTGCCTATCCTGCACGGAGTGGAGAAGAAGCAAGCTGGGCGGTTGATGATGTATCTTTCACCTTGAAACCAGGTGAAAGAATGGGATTGGTGGGAGAGTCAGGTTGTGGTAAATCAACTATCGGACGGGCGGTAATGCGTTTACTACCAGCCTCTAGTCGTGTTGAGGGACGGGTGACATTTCAAGGACAATCAGTGTTTGACTTGATACCCAACCAGTTGCGGAAATTTCGGGGAGAGGCGATCGCCTTAGTTTTTCAAGATCCCATGACACGTCTCGATCCACTGATGACTATTGGTAAGCATTGTATCGAAACCCTCCAGGCGCACTCACCAGAATTATCAACGCGGGAAGCTAAAGAAAAAGCACTTGCTACTTTAGCAAAGGTAAATATTCCCGCTAGTCGCTGGAATCAGTATCCTCATGAGTTTAGCGGCGGAATGCGCCAACGGGTAGCGATCGCTTTAGCTTTACTCCTCAATCCCAAGTTAATTGTTGCCGATGAACCCACCACCAGTTTAGATGTCACCGTCTCCGCGCAGATATTGACAGAATTAACTCGCCTGTGCGGTGAAGAAAACATGGGATTGTTGCTGATTTCTCATGATTTAGCAATGGTCGCTGAGTATTGCGATCGCATTGGCGTGATGTACAACGGCAAAATGGTCGAAATGGGTGCTACAGAAACCGTATTTCGGCAACCTCAACATGAATACACGCGATCGCTCTTAAAAGCAGCTTTACATATTCAAGCAGTAAATGATAGTGGAGAATTGATAATTGCCAATGACGGAGAAAAGCAATTACCAATTATTAATCAGCAATCCCCAATTTTGAGTGTTACAGAACTTAAGCAACACTACACCATCGAACCTAACTTGATCGAACGACTGCTTAACACACAAGCGCAGACAATTAAAGCAGTAGATGGAATTAACTTGGATCTTTATGCAGGAGAAATTCTCGGTTTAGTCGGCGAATCAGGTTGTGGTAAAAGCACACTGTCACGAACAATCTTGCAACTAATTCGTCCCACTAGTGGCAAAGTTGAGTTTTTGGGACAGGATTTAACTAAACTGTCGCGTCAAGAAATTCGTTCTTCACGGCGACAAATACAAATGATCTTTCAAGATCCTCATGCTTGTCTCAATCCAGCTATGACAGTGGGACAAAGTATCGCCGATCCTTTATTTATCCACAATTTAGCCAATCCTGTCAAAGCAAAAGAACAGGTTTTGTGGATGCTAAATAAAGTTGGGTTAACACCGCCAGAAGTGTATTATGAGCGTTATCCGTCAGATTTGTCTGGTGGACAACAGCAAAGAGTTGCGATCGCTCGTGCTTTGATTACTCACCCTAAACTTTTAATCTGTGATGAACCCGTGAGTATGTTAGACGCCAGTGTGCAGTCGCAAGTGCTGGATTTGATGTTGCAATTAAAAGAAGAGTTTGAGTTAACTTATCTATTCATCACTCACGATCTTTGGTTAGCTCGATTTTTGTGCGATCGTATTGCTGTAATGAATGGCGGTAAAATTGTCGAACTCGGTCTTACAAAAAAGATTTTTGCCAATCCTCAGCATCCTTATACCAAAACCTTACTAGCTGCTGCTCCATTACTAGCACGCGCTTAA